A genomic region of Choristoneura fumiferana chromosome 15, NRCan_CFum_1, whole genome shotgun sequence contains the following coding sequences:
- the LOC141435857 gene encoding uncharacterized protein, which yields MSSTRCGGQEQHWQRWLPMLCCFWRKSNENEEEAHLLDEQQPIVQQPRDRLLLLQQRDEERRQLRETQLGLYRALGLEEPPRRQLSLEEVEASRARWAAAAAGARRTRCLRLAQYRAETGSLYAINHSALNQ from the exons ATGAGCTCAACAAG atgcGGAGGACAGGAGCAGCACTGGCAGCGCTGGCTGCCAATGCTGTGCTGTTTCTGGcgaaa ATCTAATGAAAATGAAGAGGAGGCCCATTTGCTGGACGAGCAGCAGCCGATCGTGCAGCAGCCGCGCGATCGGCTGCTGCTCCTCCAGCAAAGGGACGAGGAGCGCCGGCAGCTGCGCGAGACGCAGCTTGGGCTGTACCGCGCCCTCGGACTTGAAGagccgccgcgccgccagcTGAGCCTCGAAGAGGTGGAGGCGTCTCGAGCGCGGTGGGCGGCAGCAGCCGCGGGGGCGCGGCGTACTCGGTGTCTGCGGCTCGCGCAGTACCGCGCCGAAACAGGGAGCCTATACGCTATTAATCACTCTGCTTTAAACCAATGA